One window from the genome of Methyloradius palustris encodes:
- the ruvB gene encoding Holliday junction branch migration DNA helicase RuvB has protein sequence MIETDRLIATATESPQEEALERALRPKALDEYVGQEKARSQLEIFISAARGRSEALDHVLLFGPPGLGKTTLAHIIAKEMGVNMRQTSGPVLERAGDLAALLTNLEPNDVLFIDEIHRLSPVVEEILYPAMEDYRLDIMIGEGPAARSVRLDLPPFTLVGATTRAGMLTNPLRDRFGIVSRLEFYTSEELSRIVHRSAGLLEVDIQEAGAFEIAKRSRGTPRIANRLLRRVRDYAQVKADGIVSAEIADAALKMLDVDKLGFDVMDRKLLLAVLEKFGGGPVGLDNLAAAIGEERDTIEDVLEPYLIQQGYLMRTPRGRIATQLSYQHFGLPLPNAIATGELWQE, from the coding sequence ATGATAGAAACCGACCGCCTGATCGCAACCGCCACAGAAAGCCCGCAGGAAGAGGCTCTGGAGCGTGCTTTACGCCCCAAGGCGCTGGATGAATATGTCGGACAGGAGAAAGCACGCAGCCAATTGGAGATATTCATCAGCGCTGCCCGTGGACGTAGTGAGGCGTTGGATCATGTGCTGCTATTTGGCCCACCAGGCCTGGGTAAAACCACTTTAGCGCACATCATTGCCAAGGAGATGGGCGTGAATATGCGCCAGACTTCTGGCCCCGTATTGGAGCGTGCCGGTGACTTGGCTGCCTTGCTGACCAATCTTGAACCCAACGATGTGTTGTTCATTGATGAGATCCATCGTTTATCGCCTGTGGTAGAAGAAATTCTCTATCCCGCGATGGAAGATTACCGTCTGGATATCATGATAGGTGAAGGCCCTGCAGCACGCTCTGTGCGACTTGATTTGCCGCCGTTTACACTGGTAGGCGCCACTACCCGTGCAGGCATGTTGACCAATCCATTGCGTGATCGCTTCGGCATCGTATCTAGACTGGAATTTTATACATCTGAGGAATTATCGCGCATTGTGCATCGCTCAGCAGGTTTGCTGGAAGTTGATATTCAAGAGGCTGGCGCATTTGAAATCGCCAAGCGCTCACGTGGCACGCCGCGTATTGCCAACCGACTTTTACGCCGCGTACGCGATTATGCGCAAGTGAAAGCGGATGGCATTGTTTCTGCCGAGATTGCCGATGCCGCATTGAAAATGCTGGATGTCGACAAGCTGGGTTTTGACGTAATGGATAGAAAACTATTGCTAGCAGTGCTTGAGAAATTCGGCGGTGGCCCTGTTGGTCTTGATAACCTTGCGGCAGCCATAGGCGAAGAGCGCGATACGATTGAAGATGTGCTTGAACCATATTTGATTCAGCAAGGCTATTTGATGCGCACCCCGCGTGGTCGCATCG
- the ruvA gene encoding Holliday junction branch migration protein RuvA, whose amino-acid sequence MIGRLKGQLLEKTPPHVIVDCHGVGYEVEVPMSTFYNLPALGESVTLLTHFVVREDAQLLYGFGTDRERATFRQLLKVNGVGAKSALSILSGLSVDDLIQAIALQETAMLVRVPGVGKKTAERLLLELKDKFSVEGLTNAGSSMPKSATGDVLNALLALGYNEREALAAVKQLASDVTVSDGIKLALKSLSKS is encoded by the coding sequence ATGATTGGGCGTTTAAAAGGCCAGTTGCTGGAAAAAACACCGCCACATGTGATTGTGGATTGTCATGGCGTTGGCTATGAAGTAGAAGTGCCAATGAGCACGTTTTATAATCTGCCTGCCCTTGGCGAGAGCGTGACACTACTTACCCATTTTGTGGTGCGTGAAGATGCGCAGCTACTTTATGGCTTTGGCACAGACCGCGAACGGGCGACCTTTCGCCAGTTACTTAAAGTGAATGGCGTAGGCGCAAAATCGGCGCTGTCTATTTTGAGTGGCTTGTCGGTGGATGACCTGATTCAGGCCATCGCGTTGCAAGAAACGGCCATGCTGGTCCGCGTGCCTGGGGTTGGTAAAAAAACAGCCGAGCGTTTGTTGCTGGAATTGAAAGATAAATTCAGCGTGGAAGGCCTCACCAATGCGGGCAGTAGCATGCCAAAATCAGCCACGGGCGATGTGCTCAATGCATTGCTAGCACTAGGCTACAATGAGCGCGAAGCATTGGCGGCAGTAAAACAACTAGCTTCAGATGTCACAGTGTCTGATGGTATTAAGTTGGCACTCAAATCGCTTTCTAAATCTTAA
- the ruvC gene encoding crossover junction endodeoxyribonuclease RuvC, with protein sequence MQSIRILGIDPGLRLTGFGVIEKIGEKLIYIASGTIKTASGKTENREELPARLKIILDGLFEVIETYQPQEVAIEKVFVNVNPQSTLLLGQARGAAISAAVMKDLTVAEYTALQVKQAVVGNGHAAKEQVQEMVKRLLNLPAVPKPDSADALACAICHAHGGQGLGKLATAGFRVKGGRLI encoded by the coding sequence ATACAGTCTATTAGAATCCTCGGCATAGACCCAGGCCTGCGATTAACAGGCTTTGGCGTCATCGAGAAAATCGGCGAGAAATTAATATATATCGCCAGTGGTACGATCAAAACTGCCAGCGGTAAAACAGAAAACAGGGAAGAGTTGCCAGCACGGCTTAAGATTATTCTTGATGGCCTGTTCGAGGTGATTGAAACCTACCAGCCGCAAGAAGTGGCGATTGAAAAAGTATTCGTCAACGTCAATCCGCAATCAACACTGCTATTGGGCCAAGCGCGTGGCGCAGCCATCAGTGCCGCTGTGATGAAAGACCTGACCGTGGCAGAGTACACCGCATTGCAAGTCAAACAGGCCGTGGTTGGCAACGGCCATGCCGCAAAGGAGCAAGTGCAAGAAATGGTCAAACGATTGCTCAATCTACCCGCAGTACCAAAGCCCGATTCAGCTGATGCGCTTGCCTGCGCCATCTGCCACGCACATGGCGGCCAAGGGCTGGGGAAGCTTGCTACAGCAGGCTTTCGCGTGAAAGGCGGTAGGTTGATATGA
- a CDS encoding YebC/PmpR family DNA-binding transcriptional regulator, giving the protein MAGHSKWANIQHRKGRQDAKRGKIFTKLIKEITVAARMSGGDVNFNPRLRAAVIEAKEENMPADNITRAIKRGTGELEGVSYEEIRYEGYGTNGAAVIVDCLTDNKQRAVADVRHAFSKYGGNLGTDGSVAFMFKHLGSLVFAPGTNEDALMEAALEAGAEDIINNEDGSIEVITAPADFSAVKEKLEEANFKAVFSEVTMKADNEVVFAGEDGVKMQKLLDALEELDDVQDVYTSAVIEE; this is encoded by the coding sequence ATGGCAGGGCATTCCAAATGGGCGAATATTCAGCATCGTAAAGGCCGTCAAGACGCCAAGCGCGGCAAGATATTCACCAAACTCATCAAAGAGATCACCGTGGCTGCCCGCATGAGCGGCGGCGATGTCAATTTCAACCCACGTTTGCGTGCAGCCGTGATTGAAGCCAAAGAAGAAAACATGCCAGCGGATAACATCACCCGTGCCATCAAGCGCGGCACTGGTGAACTCGAGGGTGTGAGCTACGAAGAGATCCGCTATGAAGGCTATGGCACCAATGGCGCTGCGGTCATCGTGGATTGTTTAACCGATAATAAGCAGCGTGCAGTAGCTGATGTACGCCATGCTTTCAGCAAATATGGTGGCAATCTAGGTACTGATGGTTCAGTCGCCTTTATGTTCAAGCATCTTGGCAGTTTGGTGTTTGCGCCAGGCACGAATGAAGATGCTCTGATGGAAGCTGCTTTAGAAGCGGGCGCCGAAGACATCATCAATAATGAAGATGGCAGTATCGAAGTGATTACCGCGCCTGCTGATTTTTCAGCCGTAAAAGAAAAGCTGGAAGAAGCTAATTTCAAGGCAGTGTTCTCAGAAGTCACTATGAAAGCAGATAACGAAGTAGTGTTTGCTGGTGAAGATGGCGTGAAAATGCAAAAGCTGTTGGATGCGCTCGAAGAGCTGGACGATGTGCAGGATGTTTACACTTCTGCAGTGATTGAAGAATAA
- a CDS encoding DMT family transporter — MAYKPSTTVRAFAALILLTVLWGYNWVVMKHALDFAGAFQFSALRTFLGAICLFGVLLIMRKPLRPREIPTLIVLGILQTSGFTGLIIWALVEGGAGKTAVLTYTMPFWVMVLAWPLLGEKIRGTQWFAVIFSLMGLLFILDPLHLGADLFSMILAVMGGVCWALSVIVAKKLHQRVPDLDLFSLTAWQMLFGSVPIIIAAFLVPAPPIQWTSSFIGAVLFNAILCNALAWLLWLYALQRLSAGIASMTSLLAPVIGVLAAWWQLGERPGVGEMVGMTLIAISLLIISIRSILKQEQIDPAMGQD, encoded by the coding sequence GTGGCTTATAAACCTTCAACCACAGTCCGTGCCTTTGCAGCACTTATCCTGCTAACCGTGTTATGGGGTTACAACTGGGTGGTGATGAAGCATGCGCTGGATTTTGCAGGTGCTTTTCAATTCAGCGCACTACGTACTTTTCTCGGAGCGATTTGCCTGTTTGGTGTTTTGCTCATCATGCGCAAACCCTTACGCCCTAGAGAAATACCGACGCTGATCGTGCTGGGGATTTTGCAGACCAGTGGTTTCACTGGGCTCATTATCTGGGCCTTGGTAGAGGGTGGTGCAGGTAAAACGGCTGTGCTGACCTATACCATGCCATTCTGGGTAATGGTGCTAGCATGGCCGCTACTCGGTGAAAAAATACGCGGCACACAATGGTTCGCAGTCATTTTTTCGCTGATGGGTTTGCTGTTCATTCTTGATCCACTGCATTTGGGCGCGGATTTATTCAGCATGATATTGGCCGTCATGGGTGGTGTTTGCTGGGCTTTATCCGTCATCGTTGCAAAGAAGCTTCATCAGCGTGTGCCCGACCTTGATCTGTTTTCACTGACTGCATGGCAGATGTTGTTTGGTTCAGTGCCGATTATCATTGCTGCGTTTCTCGTCCCTGCGCCGCCTATACAATGGACTAGTAGTTTTATTGGTGCCGTATTGTTTAATGCCATTCTCTGCAATGCGCTCGCTTGGCTCTTGTGGCTGTATGCCTTGCAGCGCTTATCGGCTGGCATTGCAAGCATGACATCGTTGCTGGCTCCTGTTATTGGCGTGCTAGCTGCGTGGTGGCAACTTGGTGAACGGCCAGGGGTCGGTGAGATGGTTGGTATGACACTCATTGCCATTTCATTGCTCATCATTTCGATACGCAGCATCCTCAAGCAAGAGCAGATAGACCCCGCAATGGGGCAGGATTAG
- a CDS encoding YybH family protein — MSDQQAITKTISEINTAWDAAFNTGNPEAVAAFYDAAATISPAGSPQLTGNAEIYAFWKNLFAQGVNGHHIELIEVGVDGGLAFQRGKWSAGLTDAAGERQTFSGSLQLVYRKQADGSWKALTHIWN, encoded by the coding sequence ATGTCAGACCAACAAGCAATTACTAAAACCATCAGCGAAATCAACACCGCATGGGATGCCGCATTTAATACAGGAAACCCAGAAGCTGTAGCCGCTTTTTATGATGCAGCTGCAACTATTTCGCCAGCAGGCTCACCACAACTGACTGGCAATGCTGAAATCTATGCGTTCTGGAAAAATCTGTTTGCGCAAGGCGTGAATGGTCATCACATTGAGTTGATTGAAGTCGGTGTAGATGGCGGCCTGGCATTCCAACGTGGGAAATGGAGCGCAGGCTTGACTGATGCTGCAGGCGAGCGCCAGACATTCAGTGGTAGCTTGCAGTTGGTTTACCGCAAACAGGCTGATGGTAGCTGGAAAGCACTAACCCACATCTGGAACTAA
- a CDS encoding MarR family winged helix-turn-helix transcriptional regulator, with translation MLQLRDLPTTETLEKFASRYPEADVTAISTFLHLLRVATDLSAALDECLSRHGLLQGRWWVLILLMRESTLTSTPSALADKVGIARASMTGLIDGLERDGLVERIFDANDRRSVAVCLTAAGQFKLDIVMPDYYNRLRLCMAGLDEKSRAQLSKMLALIDAGVAEFTKAKI, from the coding sequence ATGTTGCAACTTCGCGATTTACCAACCACTGAAACGCTAGAAAAATTTGCCTCGCGCTATCCCGAGGCCGATGTGACTGCGATTTCTACATTTTTGCATTTACTACGTGTGGCCACAGATTTGTCTGCCGCGCTGGATGAATGCCTGTCTCGCCATGGCTTGCTGCAAGGCCGCTGGTGGGTGTTGATCCTGCTCATGCGTGAATCAACATTGACTTCCACACCGTCAGCTTTGGCCGACAAAGTCGGTATTGCGCGTGCCTCTATGACGGGCCTGATTGATGGCCTCGAGCGCGATGGTTTAGTGGAGCGCATATTTGATGCAAATGACAGGCGCAGTGTTGCTGTATGCCTGACTGCGGCTGGCCAATTCAAGCTAGACATAGTCATGCCCGATTACTACAACCGCTTGCGACTATGCATGGCTGGGCTTGATGAAAAGAGTCGGGCGCAGTTATCAAAAATGCTAGCGCTGATTGATGCGGGCGTTGCCGAATTTACCAAAGCCAAGATTTAA
- a CDS encoding CBS domain-containing protein — protein sequence MKTVRQLLASKGHSTLSVSPESTVYDALSVMANHKIGALLVLSNDHLVGIFSERDYAREVVLKGRASRTTAVAEIMSKQVITVTPDNTVEDCMNLMSGKRIRHLPVVENNKVIGILSIGDLVKETIAYQQFLIQQLETYIQG from the coding sequence ATGAAAACCGTACGCCAGCTATTGGCCAGCAAAGGCCATTCCACCCTCTCGGTATCACCCGAAAGCACCGTTTACGACGCACTATCCGTAATGGCAAACCACAAGATCGGCGCATTACTGGTACTCAGTAACGACCATTTAGTAGGTATATTTTCTGAACGCGATTATGCGCGTGAAGTAGTGCTGAAAGGCCGCGCATCACGCACTACTGCGGTTGCTGAGATTATGTCGAAGCAGGTAATCACTGTGACGCCAGATAATACCGTTGAAGACTGCATGAACCTGATGTCGGGCAAGCGCATTCGCCATTTGCCAGTGGTTGAAAATAATAAAGTGATTGGTATTTTGTCGATTGGTGATCTGGTTAAAGAGACAATTGCCTACCAGCAGTTTTTAATCCAGCAGCTGGAAACCTATATACAGGGCTAA